A genomic region of Papaver somniferum cultivar HN1 chromosome 7, ASM357369v1, whole genome shotgun sequence contains the following coding sequences:
- the LOC113295391 gene encoding beta-galactosidase-like, translating to MGCISSSSSSVAMWRQNRMLLKLSLLLLCNYCFSGVIGSVSYDEKAIVVNGQRRILISGSIHYPRSTPEMWPDLIEKAKDGGLDVIQTYVFWNGHEPSPGQYYFGDRYDLVKFIKLVQEAGLYVHLRIGPYVCAEWNFGGFPVWLKYVPGISFRTDNEPFKIAMKGFTVKIVDMMKEEKLFESQGGPIILAQIENEYGPMEYELGDPARVYTDYVAKMAVGLGIGVPWVMCKQDDAPDPIINTCNGFYCDWFSPNRRYKPKMWTENWTGWFTEFGGPVPHRPAEDLAFSVAKFIQKGGSFMNYYMYHGGTNFGRTAGGPFIGTSYDYDAPLDEFGLLREPKWGHLRDLHRAIKLCEPALVYSEPAVKILGDKQEAHVFNYKSGGCAAFLANYNTKYFANVAFGDMHYHLPPWSISILPDCKTTVFNTARVGSQSAHMKMTPVGDGFAWQSFNEEPASYDDSTITVSGLLEQINTTRDVTDYLWYSTDVKIDSNEEFLKNGKYPELTIISAGHALHVFINGQLSGTAYGSLEDPRITFNENMKLRAGLNKISILSIAVGLPNIGPHFETWNAGVLGPVMLSGLNEGRRDLSWQKWSYKIGLEGEALGLHSLSGSSTVEWVEASLAAQKQHLTWHKTLFSAPEADVPLALDMGTMGKGQVWINGKSIGRYWPAYKASGGTCGNCNYAGTYNEKKCESNCGEASQRWYHVPRSWLKPTGNLFVVFEEWGGDPNGISFVGRTIQSVCADIFEWQPTIANYWRQVSGKDDTPIRPKAHLRCAPGQKISSIKFASFGTPKGSCGSFKEGSCHAHKSYNAFETRCIGQQSCSVSVAPEVFGGDPCPNTLKKLSVEAVCS from the exons ATGGGTTgtatttcatcatcatcatcatcagttgcAATGTGGAGGCAGAATAGAATGTTACTCAAACTATCATTGTTATTATTATGTAATTATTGTTTTAGTGGAGTAATAGGTTCAGTGTCTTATGATGAAAAAGCTATTGTTGTTAATGGgcaaagaagaattcttatttcTGGATCCATTCATTATCCTAGAAGTACCCCTGAG ATGTGGCCAGATCTTATTGAGAAAGCAAAAGATGGAGGATTAGATGTGATTCAGACTTATGTTTTTTGGAATGGGCATGAACCTTCTCCTGGACAA TACTATTTTGGGGATAGATATGATCTTGTTAAGTTTATCAAGTTGGTACAAGAAGCAGGTCTCTATGTTCATCTCAGAATTGGACCTTATGTTTGTGCTGAATGGAATTTTGG GGGATTTCCTGTTTGGCTAAAGTATGTACCTGGTATAAGTTTTAGAACAGACAATGAGCCATTCAAG ATTGCCATGAAAGGATTTACTGTAAAGATAGTGGACATGATGAAGGAAGAAAAGCTTTTTGAATCTCAGGGAGGTCCAATAATTCTTGCGCAG ATTGAGAATGAGTATGGTCCCATGGAGTATGAACTGGGTGATCCTGCCAGGGTTTATACAGACTATGTTGCTAAAATGGCAGTAGGTCTCGGCATTGGTGTACCGTGGGTCATGTGTAAGCAAGATGATGCCCCAGATCCAATA ATAAACACTTGTAATGGTTTCTACTGCGATTGGTTTTCTCCAAACAGGCGTTATAAACCAAAAATGTGGACAGAAAACTGGACTGGCTG GTTTACAGAGTTTGGTGGTCCCGTTCCTCATCGACCAGCTGAAGACTTGGCATTTTCAGTAGCCAAGTTTATCCAGAAAGGTGGATCCTTTATGAACTACTACATG TACCATGGAGGGACAAATTTTGGCCGAACTGCTGGTGGTCCTTTCATAGGCACCAGCTATGATTATGATGCTCCTCTTGATGAATTTG GTCTACTAAGAGAACCGAAATGGGGTCATTTGAGGGATTTGCACAGAGCCATCAAGCTTTGCGAACCCGCATTAGTTTATTCAGAACCCGCTGTCAAGATACTAGGAGACAAGCAAGAG GCTCACGTCTTCAACTACAAATCTGGAGGCTGTGCTGCATTTCTTGCTAACTATAATACAAAATATTTTGCAAATGTGGCCTTTGGGGATATGCATTACCATCTCCCCCCTTGGTCTATCAGCATCCTTCCTGATTGCAAAACTACTGTCTTCAACACTGCAAGG GTTGGTTCTCAAAGTGCTCACATGAAGATGACCCCAGTAGGTGATGGGTTCGCTTGGCAGTCGTTCAATGAGGAGCCTGCTTCCTATGATGACAGTACAATTACAGTATCAGGTCTTTTGGAGCAAATAAATACCACAAGAGACGTAACGGATTATCTGTGGTACTCGACAGA TGTCAAGATAGACTCAAATGAAGAATTCTTAAAGAATGGGAAGTATCCTGAGCTCACTATAATATCAGCTGGCCATGCTTTGCATGTTTTCATCAACGGTCAGCTCTCAG GAACTGCATATGGGAGTTTAGAGGACCCAAGGATAACATTTAATGAAAATATGAAGTTAAGAGCTGGACTTAACAAGATTTCCATCTTAAGCATTGCTGTTGGGCTTCCG AATATCGGGCCACATTTTGAGACATGGAATGCGGGGGTTCTAGGTCCAGTCATGTTGAGTGGTCTCAATGAGGGAAGAAGAGATTTGTCGTGGCAAAAATGGTCGTACAAG ATTGGGTTAGAAGGCGAAGCTTTGGGTCTTCATTCCCTGAGTGGGAGTTCCACTGTTGAATGGGTAGAAGCATCTTTAGCAGCTCAGAAGCAACATTTAACATGGCACAAG ACTCTATTCAGTGCACCTGAAGCAGATGTTCCGTTGGCGTTAGATATGGGTACAATGGGAAAAGGTCAGGTCTGGATAAATGGGAAGAGCATTGGTCGTTATTGGCCTGCTTATAAAGCATCTGGTGGTACTTGTGGCAACTGTAATTATGCTGGTACCTATAACGAGAAGAAATGCGAAAGTAATTGTGGAGAGGCCTCACAAAGATG GTACCATGTTCCTCGGTCATGGCTGAAACCAACCGGGAACTTGTTCGTAGTTTTCGAAGAATGGGGTGGTGATCCTAATGGAATATCTTTTGTTGGAAGAACTATTCAAAGTGTTTGTGCAGATATTTTTGAATGGCAACCAACGATTGCAAACTATTGGAGGCAAGTTTCAGGCAAAGATGATACTCCAATAAGACCCAAAGCTCATTTAAGGTGTGCCCCTGGTCAGAaaatttcatcaataaaatttgCTAGTTTTGGAACTCCAAAAGGATCCTGTGGAAGCTTTAAAGAAGGGAGTTGTCATGCTCATAAATCCTACAACGCTTTTGAAACG AGATGCATCGGTCAGCAATCATGCTCAGTATCTGTAGCCCCTGAGGTCTTTGGAGGTGACCCATGTCCAAACACTTTGAAAAAGCTCTCAGTTGAAGCCGTTTGCAGTTGA